A stretch of DNA from Natronoarchaeum philippinense:
GTTCACTATCAAACCCCTCGGTGGTAAATGCTGGTGTCGGACGAGCGAACGAACACGCGCTCGTCGGGGTCGATGGCGTCGCGGGTGTTACGAAGAAGTGTCTCGGGCGCTCACACGAGGAGCTGGATGTCGGCTTCGGCCATGTCCTGAATGGCCGTCGCGGCGCCGACGCCGGTGGTGACGCCGTCGTAGAAGTTATCCTCGTCGTAGTCCATCAGCTCGATGGTCATCTGGCAAGCTTGGAACTCCACGCCCATGTCGAGCGAGGTCTCGATGAGTTCCTCGATCGTCGCGGTCTCGTTGTCCTCGATCTTCTTTTCCATCATCGAGGTCGTCACTCGGTCCATGCCGGGGAGCGCGCCGACGACGTTCGGCACCGGCATGTTCGGGTTGCCGACCGAACTC
This window harbors:
- a CDS encoding DsrE/DsrF/DrsH-like family protein, translated to MSTDTSSGSVDDAPSRAELAARVDELEEQLSEATSDSGDDSKKMSIIATKGTLDMAYPPLILASTAAAFGYEVTVFHTFWGLDILHEENSKNLKLSSVGNPNMPVPNVVGALPGMDRVTTSMMEKKIEDNETATIEELIETSLDMGVEFQACQMTIELMDYDEDNFYDGVTTGVGAATAIQDMAEADIQLLV